From a single Nitrogeniibacter mangrovi genomic region:
- a CDS encoding fused MFS/spermidine synthase produces the protein MDNPIDIREEGGVRYLHFGTDWVQGAMRIRTPFALELAYTREMLSALLFHEPPWPRRILSIGLGAGSLAKFIHRKLPDSHHTVVEIEPRVVAIAMSCFEVPRSDARLDIQVEDGLEFIARTDERWDLILLDAYDHDVRPGPLNSAGFYAQLRAHLSAQGVLSINMFNRARRYDTTIAALNEAFENRAVAFASTDAGNYVALGFAGDTVDTDEAGLRERAEALRADLGLDLRAVIARLLDAGEARRGRLVL, from the coding sequence ATGGACAACCCGATCGACATCCGCGAAGAAGGCGGCGTGCGCTATCTGCACTTCGGCACCGACTGGGTCCAGGGGGCCATGCGCATCCGCACGCCCTTCGCCCTGGAACTGGCCTACACCCGGGAGATGCTGAGCGCCCTGCTCTTCCACGAACCGCCCTGGCCGCGGCGCATCCTGTCCATCGGGCTGGGCGCCGGCTCTCTGGCGAAGTTCATCCACCGCAAGCTGCCCGACAGTCATCACACCGTGGTCGAGATCGAGCCGCGCGTCGTGGCCATCGCCATGAGCTGCTTCGAGGTGCCACGCAGCGACGCACGCCTGGACATTCAGGTCGAGGACGGGCTCGAGTTCATCGCCCGCACCGACGAGCGCTGGGATCTGATCCTGCTCGACGCCTACGATCACGATGTGCGCCCCGGGCCGCTCAACAGCGCCGGCTTCTACGCGCAGCTGCGCGCGCACCTGAGTGCGCAGGGCGTGCTGTCGATCAACATGTTCAACCGGGCGCGGCGCTACGACACCACCATCGCGGCGCTCAACGAGGCCTTCGAGAATCGCGCCGTGGCGTTCGCCTCCACCGACGCGGGCAATTACGTCGCCCTCGGCTTCGCCGGCGACACGGTCGACACCGATGAAGCCGGCCTGCGAGAGCGCGCCGAGGCGCTTCGCGCCGATCTCGGTCTGGATCTGCGCGCCGTCATCGCCCGCCTGCTCGATGCCGGCGAGGCCCGACGCGGGCGGCTCGTGCTCTGA
- the dnaQ gene encoding DNA polymerase III subunit epsilon, protein MRQIVLDTETTGLEWRNGDRVIEIGCVELVDRKLTGRHYHVFVNPDREIDAGAIEVHGITNEFLADKPRFKDVVEEFEAFVRGGELVIHNAAFDVGFLDNELALLERARLDTFCAGVIDTLKMAKELNPGKKATLDALCDRFEIDNAHRTLHGALLDAELLAEVYLAMTRGQESLIIGLDEDDGPSQDVIGGADLKDRPPLRVVRASDAEMAAHEAVLGDIAKASKGACLWLPPEPADVESA, encoded by the coding sequence ATGCGACAGATCGTACTGGATACCGAAACCACCGGCCTGGAATGGCGCAACGGCGATCGTGTGATCGAGATCGGCTGCGTCGAGCTCGTCGATCGCAAGCTCACCGGCCGCCACTATCACGTGTTCGTCAATCCGGATCGGGAGATCGACGCCGGCGCCATCGAGGTGCACGGCATCACCAATGAATTTCTCGCCGACAAGCCGCGCTTCAAGGACGTGGTGGAGGAATTCGAGGCCTTCGTGCGCGGCGGCGAGCTGGTGATCCACAACGCCGCCTTCGACGTGGGCTTCCTCGACAACGAACTGGCGTTGCTCGAGCGAGCGCGGCTCGACACCTTCTGTGCCGGCGTGATCGACACCCTCAAGATGGCCAAGGAGCTCAACCCGGGCAAGAAGGCCACCCTCGACGCGCTGTGCGATCGTTTCGAGATCGACAACGCGCACCGCACCCTGCACGGCGCCTTGCTCGATGCGGAGCTGCTTGCGGAGGTGTACCTGGCCATGACCCGTGGTCAGGAGAGCCTGATCATCGGCCTCGACGAGGACGACGGCCCGAGTCAGGACGTGATCGGCGGCGCCGACCTGAAGGACCGCCCGCCCTTGCGCGTGGTGCGCGCCAGCGATGCGGAAATGGCCGCACACGAGGCGGTACTGGGCGACATCGCCAAGGCGAGCAAGGGCGCCTGCCTGTGGCTGCCGCCCGAGCCGGCGGACGTCGAGTCCGCCTGA
- the rnhA gene encoding ribonuclease HI has product MTEVVEIYTDGACSGNPGPGGWGAILRSGGHEKTLWGGEPATTNNRMELLAVIRALETLKRPVKARVHTDSQYVQKGISEWIHGWKARGWKTAGRQPVKNADLWRALDAVQAAHEVEWVWVKGHAGHVDNERADALARQGVDSVRKQARA; this is encoded by the coding sequence ATGACTGAAGTCGTGGAGATTTATACGGACGGCGCCTGCAGCGGCAATCCGGGGCCGGGTGGCTGGGGTGCGATCCTGCGCTCGGGGGGCCATGAGAAGACGTTGTGGGGGGGCGAGCCCGCGACCACCAACAACCGCATGGAGCTGCTCGCGGTCATCCGTGCGCTGGAGACGCTCAAGCGTCCGGTCAAGGCGCGGGTGCACACCGACAGCCAGTACGTGCAGAAGGGCATCTCCGAGTGGATCCACGGCTGGAAGGCGCGTGGGTGGAAGACCGCGGGCCGCCAGCCGGTGAAGAACGCCGATCTGTGGCGCGCGCTGGATGCGGTGCAGGCCGCGCACGAGGTCGAGTGGGTGTGGGTCAAGGGCCATGCCGGTCATGTGGACAACGAACGCGCCGATGCGCTGGCCCGGCAGGGGGTCGATTCGGTGCGCAAGCAGGCTCGCGCCTGA